A section of the Citrus sinensis cultivar Valencia sweet orange chromosome 8, DVS_A1.0, whole genome shotgun sequence genome encodes:
- the LOC102611522 gene encoding metal tolerance protein 4-like, with protein MSPSVKNVNIYKYPIGKLRVQPVGIIIFAAVMATLVFQVLIEAVQELGKDEEPTKMSTIQLAWLYSIMIGATLVKLGLWICCRSSGNTIGPCMRQDDYFEVITHVVGLVVVAVRGDKYFWWIDPAEAILLAVCTIKNWSETVWENAGAYLPNSSQPSTMIA; from the exons ATGTCACCATCTGTGAAAAATGTCAACATCTACAAGTATCCTATTGGCAAACTGAGGGTCCAGCCAGTAGGCATTATCATCTTTGCCGCTGTAATGGCCACACTTG TGTTTCAGGTGTTGATTGAAGCAGTACAAGAGCTTGGTAAAGATGAAGAGCCCACAAAGATGAGTACAATTCAATTGGCATGGTTGTACTCGATCATGATTGGTGCCACTCTTGTCAAACTTGGTCTCTGGATTTGCTGCAGAAGCTCAGGAAACACGATTGGTCCGTGCATGCGCcaag ATGACTATTTTGAGGTGATCACACATGTAGTAGGACTGGTTGTTGTTGCCGTTCGTGGCGATAAATACTTTTGGTGGATTGATCCTGCTGAAGCCATTCTCCTTGCAGTTtgcacaattaaaaattggtCTGAAACTGTTTGGGAAAATGCAGGTGCATATCTTCCCAACAGCAGTCAACCATCAACCATGATCGCTTAA
- the LOC102626134 gene encoding uncharacterized protein LOC102626134, whose protein sequence is MANHDLILGQRHNLGMGQNQQLVLGHNHIMGLNQNHDLELGQTHEHHLDLGQQNHELGLGHPHDHDLDLGQNHDQEGGDGHGYGHANELAMERKPEHGDHEMPLPAQNHELALSENNELGVSENQELDENLDLAVDQHQELAIEPVQDMDVHHSQLVVSGSPVLQVRTITPNSAFELAVGQEFPDVKSCRRALRDTAIALHFEMQTIKSDKTRFTAKCAAEGCPWRIHAAKLPGVPTFTIRTIHESHTCGGISHLGHQQASVQWVANSVEQRLRENPNYKPKEILEEIHRVHGITLSYKQAWRGKERIMAAMRGSFEEGYRLLPQYCEQVKRTNPGSIASVYGNPADNCFQRLFISFQASIYGFLNACRPLLGLDRTFLKSKYLGTLLLATGFDGDGALFPLAFGVVDEENDDNWMWFLSELHNLLEINTENMPRLTILSDRQKGIVDGVEANFPTAFHGFCMRHLSESFRKEFNNTILVNLLWEAAHALTVIEFEAKILEIEEISQDAAYWIRRIPPRLWATAYFEGTRFGHLTANIVESLNSWILEASGLPIIQMMECIRRQLMTWFNERRETSMQWTSILVPSAERRVAEALERARTYQVLRANEAEFEVISHEGTNIVDIRNRCCLCRGWQLYGLPCAHAVAALLSCRQNVHRFTESCFTVATYRKTYSQTIHPIPDKSLWKELSEGDANASKSADIVIHPPKSLRPPGRPRKKRVRAEDRGRVKRVVHCSRCNQTGHFRTTCAAPI, encoded by the coding sequence ATGGCGAACCATGATTTGATTCTTGGGCAGCGTCACAATTTGGGCATGGGGCAGAACCAACAGTTGGTGCTAGGCCATAATCATATCATGGGTCTGAACCAGAACCATGATTTGGAATTGGGACAAACCCATGAGCATCATCTGGATTTGGGACAGCAAAATCATGAACTGGGTTTAGGACATCCTCATGACCATGATCTAGATTTGGGACAGAACCATGATCAAGAAGGGGGTGATGGTCATGGCTATGGACATGCGAATGAATTAGCTATGGAACGGAAACCTGAACACGGTGATCATGAGATGCCTCTTCCTGCTCAAAACCACGAGTTAGCTTTATCAGAGAACAATGAATTGGGTGTTTCAGAAAACCAAGAACTTGATGAGAATCTTGACTTAGCGGTGGACCAGCACCAAGAATTGGCAATAGAACCCGTCCAGGATATGGATGTCCACCATTCCCAGCTTGTGGTTAGCGGCAGTCCTGTATTACAGGTTCGTACTATTACTCCAAATTCTGCATTTGAGCTGGCGGTGGGGCAAGAGTTCCCGGACGTTAAGAGCTGCCGCAGGGCATTGAGGGATACAGCAATCGCCCTTCACTTTGAAATGCAAACCATAAAATCTGACAAGACTCGTTTTACTGCTAAGTGTGCAGCCGAGGGATGCCCCTGGCGAATTCATGCAGCAAAGCTCCCGGGTGTTCCAACTTTCACAATCAGGACCATTCATGAGAGCCATACATGTGGAGGAATTTCCCATCTTGGCCATCAGCAAGCGTCAGTTCAGTGGGTTGCAAATTCTGTGGAGCAACGGCTCAGGGAGAACCCTAATTATAAGCCAAAGGAGATATTGGAAGAGATTCACCGGGTTCATGGTATTACCTTATCTTACAAGCAAGCCTGGCGAGGCAAGGAGCGCATCATGGCTGCTATGCGTGGCTCCTTTGAAGAAGGTTATCGCTTGCTTCCTCAATACTGTGAACAGGTTAAACGGACAAACCCAGGGAGTATTGCATCTGTCTATGGAAACCCTGCAGATAATTGCTTTCAGCGCCTCTTTATATCATTCCAGGCATCAATATATGGTTTTCTGAATGCTTGTCGGCCACTCCTTGGGCTTGATAGgacatttttgaaaagcaaataCCTTGGTACTTTGCTTCTTGCTACGGGTTTTGACGGGGATGGCGCTCTGTTTCCTTTGGCATTTGGTGTCGTTGATGAGGAGAATGATGATAATTGGATGTGGTTTCTTTCTGAACTTCATAACCTGCTCGAGATCAATACTGAAAACATGCCTAGGCTTACAATTTTGTCAGACAGGCAGAAGGGCATTGTTGATGGAGTGGAAGCAAACTTTCCAACAGCTTTTCATGGGTTTTGCATGCGTCACTTAAGTGAAAGCTTTCGGAAGGAGTTCAATAACACAATTCTTGTCAACCTTTTGTGGGAAGCTGCTCATGCTTTGACtgtaattgaatttgaagCAAAGATCTTGGAGATTGAGGAGATCTCTCAAGATGCTGCTTACTGGATCCGACGAATTCCCCCACGGTTGTGGGCCACAGCTTATTTTGAAGGAACACGATTCGGTCATTTGACAGCTAATATAGTTGAATCTTTAAACTCATGGATTTTAGAAGCCTCCGGTCTTCCTATTATACAAATGATGGAATGCATTAGGAGGCAGCTTATGACTTGGTTCAATGAACGCCGAGAGACCAGCATGCAGTGGACATCAATACTTGTGCCTTCTGCTGAGAGGCGTGTTGCAGAGGCTCTCGAACGTGCGCGCACTTACCAGGTGCTTCGTGCTAATGAAGCTGAATTCGAAGTCATATCTCATGAAGGAACAAACATTGTGGACATTCGAAACCGATGCTGCCTTTGTCGGGGATGGCAGCTGTATGGCTTGCCTTGTGCTCATGCTGTGGCCGCCCTTCTTTCTTGTAGGCAGAATGTACATCGGTTTACTGAGAGTTGTTTCACTGTAGCAACCTACAGAAAGACATATTCACAGACTATTCATCCAATTCCTGATAAAAGTTTATGGAAGGAGTTGTCTGAGGGAGATGCAAATGCCAGCAAATCTGCTGACATTGTTATCCACCCACCCAAATCACTTCGGCCTCCTGGTCGACCAAGAAAGAAGCGCGTTCGAGCTGAAGACAGGGGACGTGTGAAGCGAGTTGTGCATTGTAGTCGATGCAATCAGACAGGCCATTTTAGAACCACATGTGCAGCACCTATTTGA